From Methylopila sp. M107, a single genomic window includes:
- the egtB gene encoding ergothioneine biosynthesis protein EgtB, which translates to MADPARQLRSTSSLADDFSRVRNDSRALSRPLSDADATVQSMPDASPAKWHLAHTTWFFETMVLKPNLAGYREFDDSFAYLFNSYYESLGERQPRPRRGMITRPHLDRIMDYRIHVEDAVGELLARGVDGPLAELIELGLHHEQQHQELLLTDILHLFSQSPLKPAYRDPTPLALAPGPGETRYVGFDGGIVEIGHGGHGFAYDCEGPRHQALIQPFRLADRLVTNGEWIEFIRDGGYREPLIWLSDGWAQILENRWTAPLYWEERDGEFWSMTLRGLQPVDVDAPVAHVSYFEADAFAAWAGKRLPTEAEWERAAEGVPVDGNFAAGGAGRLRPKPAESGDPGLRQLFGDVWEWTRSPFTPYPGFRAAEGAVGEYNGKFMNGQYVLRGGSCATPTGHVRATYRNFFQPDKRWQFSGLRLAEDA; encoded by the coding sequence ATGGCCGATCCGGCACGCCAACTGCGCTCGACGTCGAGCCTCGCCGACGACTTCTCCCGCGTCCGCAACGACAGCCGCGCGCTCAGCCGTCCGCTCTCCGACGCCGACGCCACCGTCCAGTCGATGCCCGACGCGAGCCCCGCCAAATGGCACCTCGCGCACACCACGTGGTTCTTCGAAACCATGGTGCTGAAGCCGAACCTCGCCGGCTACCGGGAGTTCGATGACAGCTTCGCTTACCTCTTCAACTCCTATTACGAGAGCCTCGGCGAACGGCAGCCGAGGCCGCGGCGGGGCATGATCACAAGGCCGCATCTCGATCGGATCATGGACTACCGCATCCATGTCGAAGACGCGGTCGGCGAGCTTCTTGCCCGCGGCGTCGACGGACCGCTTGCCGAACTCATCGAACTCGGCCTGCACCATGAGCAGCAGCACCAGGAGCTTCTGCTCACCGACATCCTGCACCTGTTCTCGCAGAGCCCGCTGAAGCCCGCCTATCGCGACCCGACGCCGCTCGCTCTCGCGCCCGGGCCCGGCGAAACGCGCTATGTCGGTTTCGACGGCGGGATCGTCGAGATCGGCCATGGCGGCCACGGCTTCGCCTATGACTGCGAAGGGCCGCGCCACCAGGCGCTGATCCAGCCGTTCCGGCTCGCCGACCGGCTGGTCACCAATGGCGAGTGGATCGAATTCATCCGCGACGGCGGCTACCGCGAACCGCTGATCTGGCTCTCCGACGGCTGGGCCCAAATCCTCGAGAACCGCTGGACCGCGCCGCTCTACTGGGAGGAGCGCGACGGCGAGTTCTGGTCGATGACGCTGCGGGGGCTGCAGCCCGTCGACGTCGACGCGCCGGTCGCTCATGTCAGCTATTTCGAGGCCGACGCCTTCGCCGCCTGGGCCGGCAAGCGCCTGCCGACGGAGGCCGAATGGGAGCGCGCCGCAGAGGGCGTTCCAGTCGATGGCAATTTTGCCGCCGGCGGGGCGGGGCGCCTGCGTCCGAAGCCGGCGGAAAGCGGCGATCCGGGCCTGCGCCAGTTGTTCGGCGACGTCTGGGAATGGACCCGCAGCCCCTTCACGCCCTATCCGGGCTTCCGGGCCGCCGAGGGCGCGGTCGGCGAGTACAACGGCAAGTTCATGAACGGCCAATACGTGCTGCGCGGCGGCTCCTGCGCGACGCCGACGGGGCATGTCCGCGCGACCTATCGCAACTTCTTCCAACCCGACAAGCGCTGGCAGTTCTCCGGCCTTCGCCTCGCCGAGGACGCCTAA
- the egtD gene encoding L-histidine N(alpha)-methyltransferase: protein MLERVDFREAQRESFRADVIAGLAAPRKTLPSRWLYDDRGSELFERITQLPEYYPTRTETGILRDHAAAMAAFAGSRAVLIEYGAGAGVKTEILLGALENPALYVPVDIAGDFLVTAAERIENRFPYIEIRPVVADFTDDFDLPADLPKLPPRVAFFPGSTIGNLAPPDAVDLLARMRAHVGREGRAIVGVDLRKPLARLLPAYDDAAGVTAAFNLNLLARVNRELGGDFEVSRFAHEARWNEAKSAVEMHLVSLADQSVAIGGRRIAFAKGETIHTEDSRKYDLGEFGRMAGAAGWRVAETWRDAENLFAVVGLA, encoded by the coding sequence ATGCTCGAACGCGTCGATTTTCGAGAGGCCCAGCGCGAGTCGTTCCGGGCCGACGTGATCGCGGGCCTCGCCGCGCCGCGCAAGACGCTGCCGAGTCGCTGGCTTTACGACGACCGCGGCTCGGAGCTGTTCGAGCGCATCACGCAATTGCCCGAATATTACCCGACCCGCACCGAGACCGGCATTCTCCGCGATCACGCGGCCGCCATGGCGGCGTTCGCGGGGAGCCGCGCGGTGCTGATCGAATATGGCGCGGGCGCCGGCGTGAAGACTGAGATCCTGCTCGGGGCGCTGGAAAACCCCGCGCTCTACGTGCCGGTCGACATTGCGGGCGACTTCCTCGTCACCGCCGCCGAGCGGATCGAGAACCGCTTTCCTTACATCGAGATCCGGCCCGTGGTCGCCGACTTCACGGACGATTTCGACCTGCCCGCCGATCTCCCGAAGCTCCCGCCGCGCGTCGCCTTCTTCCCGGGCTCCACGATCGGCAATCTGGCGCCGCCGGACGCGGTCGACCTTCTGGCGCGGATGCGGGCCCATGTCGGTCGCGAGGGCCGGGCGATCGTCGGAGTCGATCTGCGAAAGCCGCTGGCGCGCCTGCTGCCGGCCTATGACGACGCGGCCGGCGTCACGGCGGCGTTCAACCTCAACCTGCTCGCGCGCGTCAACCGTGAGCTCGGCGGCGATTTCGAGGTCTCCCGCTTCGCCCACGAGGCGCGCTGGAACGAGGCGAAATCCGCGGTTGAGATGCACCTCGTCAGCCTCGCGGACCAGTCGGTCGCGATCGGCGGGCGGCGGATCGCCTTCGCGAAGGGCGAGACCATCCACACCGAGGATTCCCGCAAATACGATCTTGGCGAGTTCGGCCGCATGGCGGGCGCGGCCGGCTGGCGCGTCGCCGAGACCTGGCGCGACGCTGAAAACCTGTTCGCGGTCGTCGGTCTCGCCTGA
- the ppdK gene encoding pyruvate, phosphate dikinase: MTKWVLTFGGGKAEGSAAMRDLLGGKGANLAEMAAIGLPVPPGFTITTEVCTHFYANGRKYPDDLAAQAKRGLEHIERITGRRFGDKEDPLLVSVRSGSRASMPGMMDTILNLGLNDETVEAIGKSADDRRFAYDSYRRFIQMYGDVVLGVDHYVFEEILEALKEEKGVSEDTELEADDLVTLVASYKAKVEEELGEPFPQDPEKQLWGAIGAVFSSWMNARAITYRAINHIPEDWGTAVNVQAMVFGNMGETSATGVAFTRDPSTGANRLYGEFLVNAQGEDVVAGIRTPQPITEAARLEGKVKAPSLEARMPEVFAEFLATSRKLEAHYRDMQDLEFTVERGKLWMLQARSGKRTTKAAIKIAVDLVSEGVLTREEAVLRVDPASLDQLLHPTIDPKAERKILATGLPASPGAAQGEIVFSSEAAEEAAGRLDEDKKRKAVILVRVETSPEDISGMHVSAGVLTTRGGMTSHAAVVARGMGKPCVSGAGSLRIDEKAGTLMIAGKVFKAGDVITIDGSTGQVLEGAVAMIEPELSGDFAALIAWADEIRRMKIRANAETPDDARAALSFGAEGIGLARTEHMFFDEARIVAMREMILADDEAGRRKALEKLLPFQKADFRELFEIMKGLPVTIRLLDPPLHEFLPHTDEEIAEVAAAMGASPEKLRGRAQELSEFNPMLGFRGCRLAIAFPEIAEMQARAIFEAAVEAEKSTGEAVTCEVMVPLVVGRADFDFVKAQIDAMAEAVQKETGAKLQYQVGTMIELPRAALRAGDIAETAEFFSFGTNDLTQTGLGVSRDDAAPFLGHYVDKKLLPFDPFVTIDREGVGELVQIAVERGRAVRPNIKLGICGEHGGDPSSIAFCEEVGLDYVSCSPFRVPIARLAAAQATLKAKKAAG; the protein is encoded by the coding sequence ATGACGAAATGGGTGCTGACCTTCGGCGGCGGCAAGGCGGAAGGGAGCGCGGCAATGCGCGACCTTCTCGGCGGCAAGGGCGCGAACCTCGCCGAGATGGCGGCGATCGGGCTGCCTGTGCCGCCCGGCTTCACCATCACCACGGAAGTCTGCACCCACTTCTACGCCAACGGCCGCAAATATCCGGACGATCTCGCGGCGCAGGCGAAGCGCGGGCTCGAGCACATCGAGCGGATCACCGGCCGCAGGTTCGGCGACAAGGAAGACCCGCTGCTGGTTTCGGTGCGTTCCGGCTCGCGCGCGTCGATGCCGGGCATGATGGACACGATCCTGAACCTCGGCCTCAACGACGAGACCGTCGAGGCGATCGGCAAAAGCGCCGACGACCGCCGTTTCGCCTATGACAGCTACCGCCGCTTCATCCAGATGTATGGCGACGTGGTCCTGGGCGTCGACCATTACGTGTTCGAGGAAATCCTCGAGGCGCTGAAGGAGGAGAAGGGCGTTTCCGAGGACACCGAGCTCGAAGCCGACGACCTTGTGACGCTGGTCGCGAGCTACAAGGCCAAGGTCGAGGAGGAGCTCGGCGAACCCTTCCCGCAGGACCCCGAAAAGCAGCTGTGGGGCGCGATCGGGGCGGTGTTCTCCTCCTGGATGAACGCCCGCGCCATCACCTATCGCGCGATCAACCACATCCCCGAGGACTGGGGAACCGCCGTCAATGTGCAGGCCATGGTGTTCGGCAATATGGGCGAGACCTCGGCCACCGGCGTCGCCTTCACGCGCGATCCGTCGACGGGCGCGAACCGGCTCTACGGCGAGTTCCTGGTCAACGCGCAAGGCGAGGACGTCGTCGCCGGCATCCGCACCCCGCAGCCGATCACCGAGGCCGCGCGGCTGGAGGGCAAGGTCAAGGCGCCCTCGCTCGAGGCGCGCATGCCGGAGGTGTTCGCCGAGTTCCTCGCGACCTCGCGCAAGCTCGAGGCGCATTACCGCGACATGCAAGACCTCGAATTCACGGTCGAACGCGGAAAACTCTGGATGCTGCAGGCCCGCTCGGGGAAGCGCACCACCAAGGCCGCGATCAAGATCGCGGTCGATCTGGTCTCGGAAGGCGTGCTGACGAGGGAAGAGGCGGTGCTGCGCGTCGACCCGGCCTCGCTCGACCAACTGCTCCATCCCACCATCGACCCGAAGGCCGAGCGCAAGATTTTGGCGACTGGCCTCCCCGCGTCCCCCGGCGCGGCGCAGGGCGAGATCGTGTTCTCCTCCGAAGCCGCGGAAGAAGCCGCCGGTCGGCTCGACGAGGACAAGAAGCGCAAGGCCGTGATCCTCGTGCGCGTCGAGACCTCGCCGGAGGACATTTCCGGCATGCACGTCTCCGCCGGCGTGCTGACGACGCGCGGCGGCATGACGAGTCACGCGGCCGTCGTCGCGCGCGGCATGGGCAAGCCCTGCGTCTCGGGCGCCGGCTCGCTGCGGATCGACGAGAAGGCCGGCACGCTGATGATCGCCGGCAAGGTGTTCAAGGCCGGCGACGTCATCACCATCGACGGTTCGACCGGGCAAGTGCTCGAGGGCGCGGTCGCGATGATCGAGCCTGAGCTTTCTGGCGATTTCGCCGCGCTGATCGCCTGGGCGGACGAGATCCGCCGCATGAAGATCCGCGCCAACGCCGAGACGCCGGACGACGCGCGCGCCGCGCTGTCCTTCGGCGCGGAGGGCATCGGGCTCGCGCGCACGGAACACATGTTCTTCGACGAGGCCCGCATCGTCGCGATGCGCGAGATGATCCTCGCCGACGACGAGGCCGGCCGCCGCAAGGCGCTCGAAAAGCTGCTGCCGTTCCAGAAGGCGGATTTCCGCGAGCTGTTCGAGATCATGAAGGGCCTGCCCGTCACGATCCGCCTGCTCGACCCGCCGCTCCACGAGTTCCTGCCGCACACCGACGAGGAGATCGCCGAGGTCGCGGCCGCGATGGGCGCGAGCCCCGAAAAGCTGCGCGGCCGGGCGCAGGAGCTCTCCGAGTTCAATCCGATGCTCGGTTTCCGCGGCTGCCGGCTCGCGATCGCGTTTCCCGAGATCGCCGAGATGCAGGCCCGCGCGATCTTCGAGGCGGCGGTCGAAGCCGAGAAGTCCACCGGCGAGGCGGTGACCTGCGAGGTCATGGTGCCGCTGGTCGTCGGCCGCGCCGACTTCGACTTCGTCAAAGCGCAGATCGACGCCATGGCGGAGGCGGTCCAGAAGGAGACCGGCGCCAAGCTCCAGTATCAGGTCGGCACGATGATCGAGCTGCCGCGCGCGGCGCTCCGGGCCGGCGACATCGCGGAGACGGCCGAGTTCTTCTCCTTCGGCACCAACGACCTGACCCAGACCGGCCTTGGCGTCAGCCGCGACGACGCCGCGCCGTTCCTCGGGCATTACGTCGACAAGAAGCTGCTGCCGTTCGACCCGTTCGTGACGATCGACCGCGAGGGCGTTGGCGAACTGGTGCAGATCGCGGTCGAGCGGGGCAGGGCGGTGCGGCCCAATATCAAGCTCGGCATCTGCGGCGAGCATGGCGGCGACCCGTCCTCGATCGCGTTCTGCGAGGAGGTCGGGCTCGACTACGTCTCCTGCTCGCCCTTCCGCGTGCCGATCGCGCGGCTCGCGGCGGCGCAGGCGACGCTGAAGGCGAAGAAGGCCGCAGGCTGA
- a CDS encoding Nramp family divalent metal transporter: MSDIAEVRPDSPFSGWRGRPGEASLAEVNSTVRVRGGTPIRRFLAFFGPGYLVAVGYMDPGNWATSLAGGSQFGYALMAVVAMSSLMAILLQALCARLGVATGRDLAQACRDAFPKWVSFPLWVLAEAAICATDLAEVIGTAIGLNLLFGIPLEIGVVITALDVFLVLMLQRVGFRWIEAFVIGLLLVIAACFAVQLAMADPDFGAIIRGLAPTTELVKNPAMLYIALGIVGATVMPHNLYLHSSVVQTRAYGRDDAGKREAIKWAVTDSTIALAFAFLINASILILAAAAFHANGKTEVAELGEAHTLLGPLLGGSIAATAFGVALLCCGLNSTVTATLAGQVVMEGFLRIRLSPWLRRLITRAIAIIPAIGVTLFYGEGGTAKLLVLSQVVLSLQLPFAVIPLVWFTASRSKMGGFVAPRWMSVTAALVAAIIVALNVKLVFDFVTGS; the protein is encoded by the coding sequence ATGTCCGACATCGCCGAGGTCCGTCCCGATTCGCCGTTTAGCGGCTGGCGCGGCCGGCCCGGCGAGGCGTCGCTCGCCGAGGTGAACTCGACGGTCCGGGTCAGGGGCGGCACGCCGATCCGGCGCTTCCTCGCCTTCTTCGGCCCCGGCTACCTCGTCGCCGTCGGCTACATGGACCCGGGCAACTGGGCGACCTCGCTCGCCGGCGGCTCCCAGTTCGGCTACGCGCTGATGGCGGTCGTCGCCATGTCGAGCCTGATGGCGATCCTGCTGCAGGCGCTCTGCGCGCGGCTCGGCGTCGCGACCGGCCGCGACCTCGCCCAGGCCTGCCGCGACGCGTTTCCGAAATGGGTGTCGTTTCCGCTCTGGGTGCTGGCCGAGGCCGCGATCTGCGCGACAGACCTCGCGGAGGTGATCGGCACCGCAATCGGCCTCAACCTGCTGTTCGGCATTCCGCTCGAGATCGGCGTGGTGATCACCGCGCTCGACGTCTTCCTGGTGCTGATGCTGCAGCGGGTCGGCTTCCGCTGGATCGAGGCCTTCGTGATCGGCCTGCTGCTGGTGATCGCGGCCTGTTTCGCGGTCCAGCTCGCGATGGCCGACCCGGATTTCGGCGCGATCATCAGGGGCCTCGCGCCGACGACCGAGCTCGTGAAGAACCCGGCGATGCTCTACATCGCGCTTGGCATCGTCGGCGCGACCGTGATGCCGCACAATCTCTACCTGCACTCCTCCGTGGTGCAGACGAGAGCCTATGGCCGCGACGACGCCGGCAAGCGCGAGGCGATCAAATGGGCCGTGACGGACTCGACCATCGCGCTCGCCTTCGCGTTCCTGATCAACGCCTCGATTCTGATCCTCGCGGCGGCCGCCTTCCACGCCAACGGCAAGACGGAAGTCGCCGAACTCGGCGAGGCCCACACGCTGCTCGGGCCGCTGCTCGGCGGGTCGATCGCCGCGACCGCCTTCGGCGTCGCTTTGCTCTGCTGCGGCCTCAACTCGACCGTCACCGCGACGCTCGCGGGCCAGGTCGTGATGGAGGGTTTTCTCCGCATCCGGCTTTCGCCTTGGCTGCGCCGGCTGATCACCCGCGCGATCGCGATCATCCCGGCGATCGGCGTGACGCTGTTCTACGGCGAGGGCGGCACCGCGAAGCTGCTGGTGCTCTCCCAGGTGGTGTTGAGCCTCCAGCTGCCCTTCGCGGTGATCCCGCTGGTGTGGTTCACGGCGAGCCGGTCCAAGATGGGCGGCTTCGTCGCGCCGCGCTGGATGAGCGTGACGGCCGCGCTCGTCGCCGCGATCATCGTGGCGCTCAACGTCAAGCTGGTGTTCGACTTCGTGACCGGCTCCTGA